One Bradyrhizobium sp. CCGB12 genomic window carries:
- a CDS encoding NAD(P)-dependent oxidoreductase: protein MTILVTGSAGHLGEAILRTLRGRGSPVRGVDLKESPFTDAAGSIVDPGFVRRQMDGVSAVIHAATLHKPHVATHTKQDFVDTNVSGTLNLLEAAVAAGVRSFVFTSTTSAFGSQLRPEAGQAAVWVTEDLPPVPKNIYGTTKLMAENLCELFFRERGLPIVVLRTSRFFPEDDDDPAMRSAYTLDNAQANELLYRRLDIADAVSAHLLAAERAPRIGFGRYIVSATSPFEQRHLPALARDAAGVVRELYPDCAQLFAAHTWRLFPAIDRVYVNERARRELGWRPEFDFAHVLRSLQGDRDFRSTLAREIGAKGYHDTVFDDGPYPVTS, encoded by the coding sequence ATGACGATACTGGTCACCGGCAGTGCCGGCCATCTCGGCGAAGCCATTCTCCGCACCCTGCGTGGGCGCGGCTCGCCCGTGCGCGGGGTCGATCTGAAGGAATCGCCCTTCACCGATGCCGCCGGCTCGATCGTCGACCCAGGCTTCGTGCGGCGCCAGATGGATGGCGTCTCCGCCGTCATCCACGCCGCGACGTTGCACAAGCCGCATGTGGCGACCCATACCAAGCAGGACTTCGTCGACACCAACGTATCAGGCACGCTCAACCTGCTCGAGGCTGCCGTGGCGGCCGGTGTGCGCAGCTTCGTTTTCACCAGCACCACCAGCGCGTTCGGCTCGCAGCTCCGCCCCGAGGCGGGACAGGCGGCCGTGTGGGTCACCGAGGACCTGCCGCCGGTGCCGAAGAACATCTACGGCACGACCAAGCTGATGGCCGAGAACCTCTGCGAGCTGTTCTTTCGCGAGCGCGGTCTGCCGATCGTCGTCTTGCGGACCTCGCGCTTCTTTCCGGAGGACGATGACGATCCGGCGATGCGGTCGGCCTACACGCTGGACAACGCGCAGGCCAACGAGCTGCTGTATCGCCGGCTGGATATCGCGGACGCGGTGAGCGCCCATCTGCTCGCCGCCGAGCGTGCGCCCAGAATCGGGTTTGGCCGCTACATCGTCTCGGCCACGAGCCCGTTCGAGCAACGCCATCTCCCAGCGCTCGCGCGCGATGCCGCCGGGGTCGTGCGCGAGCTCTATCCGGATTGTGCGCAGCTCTTTGCGGCGCACACCTGGCGCCTCTTCCCCGCGATCGACCGCGTCTATGTCAACGAGCGCGCGCGGCGCGAGCTGGGCTGGCGGCCCGAATTCGACTTCGCGCATGTGCTGCGCAGCCTGCAGGGCGACCGCGATTTTCGCAGCACGCTGGCACGCGAGATCGGGGCGAAAGGCTATCACGACACGGTGTTCGACGATGGGCCCTACCCCGTCACCTCGTAA
- the trxA gene encoding thioredoxin, whose translation MTIIDQGNGAGPAAADLIKDTTTQTFVKDVIEESKRQPVLIDFWAEWCGPCKQLTPVLEKAVRAAKGKVKLVKMNIDQHPAIPGQMGIQSIPAVIAFVNGQPADGFMGAVPESQLNAFIEKLTKGMTAPGEVNVAEIVQEADAVLAEGDAAAAAQIYAEALQHDSTNIAALAGLAKCYAVSGAMEQAKQTLAMVPESKRNDPAVKAVQTAIDLAEQAESLGPVTELEQKVAANPLDHQARFDLATALNAQGNRAAATEQLLAIVKRDRKWNDDGARKQLVQFFEAWGGTDDATVEGRKRLSTILFS comes from the coding sequence GTGACGATCATCGACCAGGGTAATGGAGCGGGCCCGGCTGCGGCCGATCTGATCAAGGACACCACCACCCAGACCTTCGTGAAGGACGTCATCGAGGAATCGAAGCGCCAGCCGGTGCTGATCGACTTCTGGGCGGAGTGGTGCGGCCCCTGCAAGCAGCTCACCCCCGTGCTGGAGAAGGCGGTCAGGGCCGCCAAGGGCAAGGTCAAGCTGGTCAAGATGAACATCGACCAGCACCCGGCGATCCCGGGCCAGATGGGCATCCAGTCGATCCCGGCCGTGATCGCCTTCGTCAACGGCCAGCCGGCCGACGGCTTCATGGGCGCGGTGCCGGAGAGCCAGCTCAACGCCTTCATCGAAAAGCTGACCAAGGGCATGACCGCCCCGGGCGAGGTCAATGTCGCCGAGATCGTGCAGGAGGCCGACGCCGTGCTCGCCGAGGGCGACGCGGCTGCCGCGGCCCAGATCTACGCCGAGGCGCTCCAGCATGATTCGACCAACATCGCGGCGCTTGCCGGCCTTGCGAAGTGCTACGCCGTGTCCGGCGCGATGGAGCAGGCCAAGCAGACGCTCGCCATGGTGCCGGAATCCAAGCGCAACGATCCCGCGGTGAAGGCCGTGCAGACCGCGATCGATCTCGCCGAGCAGGCGGAATCATTGGGGCCGGTGACTGAGCTCGAACAGAAAGTCGCCGCAAACCCGCTCGATCATCAGGCCCGTTTCGACCTTGCGACCGCGCTCAATGCCCAGGGCAACCGGGCGGCCGCGACCGAGCAGCTGCTCGCGATCGTCAAGCGCGACCGCAAATGGAACGACGACGGCGCCCGCAAGCAGCTGGTGCAGTTCTTCGAGGCCTGGGGCGGCACGGATGATGCGACCGTCGAGGGACGCAAGCGCTTGTCGACCATCCTGTTTTCGTAA
- a CDS encoding LON peptidase substrate-binding domain-containing protein, which yields MPINIEYRGPASLPEIIPVFPLPGALLLPRGQMPLNIFEPRYLSMVDDSFRDGHRLIGMIQPDVAHSPKNSDKPALFRVGCVGRITQLAESGDGRYILELTGVSRFKVVEELDVLTAYRQCKVDFFTFVDDFTARMGEDEVDREALLAVLADFLKANNLKVDWEGVESAPNEALVNALAMMSPYGPAEKQAMLEAPDLKTRAEILIAVTEMDLAKKRTSGDPPLQ from the coding sequence ATGCCGATCAACATCGAATATCGCGGCCCCGCCAGCCTCCCGGAGATCATTCCGGTCTTTCCGCTGCCGGGCGCGCTGCTGCTGCCCCGCGGCCAGATGCCGCTCAACATCTTCGAGCCGCGTTACCTTTCGATGGTCGACGATTCCTTCCGCGACGGCCATCGCCTGATCGGCATGATCCAGCCCGATGTGGCGCACTCGCCGAAGAATTCCGACAAGCCGGCGCTGTTTCGTGTCGGCTGCGTCGGCCGCATCACCCAGCTCGCCGAGTCCGGTGACGGCCGCTACATCCTCGAGCTCACCGGCGTCTCGCGCTTCAAGGTGGTCGAGGAGCTCGACGTGCTCACCGCCTACCGGCAATGCAAGGTGGATTTCTTCACCTTCGTCGACGATTTCACCGCGCGCATGGGCGAGGACGAGGTCGATCGCGAAGCGCTGCTGGCGGTGCTGGCGGACTTCCTGAAGGCCAACAACCTCAAGGTCGACTGGGAAGGCGTCGAAAGCGCGCCCAATGAGGCGCTGGTCAACGCGCTCGCGATGATGTCGCCCTATGGCCCCGCGGAAAAGCAGGCCATGCTGGAAGCGCCCGACTTGAAGACCCGCGCCGAGATCCTGATCGCGGTCACCGAGATGGACCTCGCCAAGAAACGCACCAGCGGCGATCCGCCGCTACAGTGA
- a CDS encoding EAL domain-containing protein, translated as MFRVFSCLTVEHDWRLVLLAGVVCFVASIVAVSIFHRAIAARARTRLIWIAIAGAAIGYGIWATHFVAMLAYEPGVTTGYGITLTALSLATAMLLTSGGFGVAVGASGRWRAAAGGVIIGGGIASMHYLGMWALEVPGHVAWSLDLVIVSVILGMFLGYAALAVAIRYQDSWGTLTAAVLLTLAIVSHHFTAMGAVQIVPDPTHSTDALSLSPAFLALAIAGVALSILGMSLIGVMADRRLASRTSKFEEIINQLSIARRQLEGSQRELQEQKFRLDTAINNMVEGLCMFDGEKRLVVCNERYARLYQLPPELLTTGTSHADIIRHRIVTGILKGDSSEGAAERFSSKLAALPFDAVSSRIDEFADGRLICVTRQPMAGGGWVATHLDVTEQRRSEAKITHMAQHDALTDLPNRVLLRERMEHAIAVTRNGGVDLAVLMLDLDRFKEVNDTLGHPAGDSLLRAVAARLRECTTETALIARLGGDEFAVIDYVTNPAVEAAALAENIRKALCEPFDLGDHQVTVGTSIGIAIAPRDGNDSDVIMKSADLALYSAKSGGRGAFRFFEPELDEFMHARRNLERDMRDALAGRQFELHYQPFVSAATGKTEGFEALLRWHHPQRGLVMPDEFIPLAEETGLIVPLGEWVLKTACAEAAKWPAHVRIAVNLSPAQFRSKELVPVVIGALASSGVAAHRLELEVTETVIMHDSEAVFAVLAELRELGVRIALDDFGTGYSSLSFLQRFPFDKIKIDRSFVNDLSGARAEARHLAQAVVRFAVSLGKTTTAEGVETKEQLDILREEGCVETQGYYFSRPMPASDIDRMLRRDAGVVVCAA; from the coding sequence ATGTTCCGCGTTTTTTCCTGCCTCACTGTCGAGCACGATTGGCGGCTCGTCCTGCTCGCTGGCGTGGTCTGCTTCGTCGCGAGCATCGTCGCGGTTAGCATCTTCCATCGCGCGATCGCGGCGCGCGCAAGGACACGGTTGATCTGGATCGCGATTGCCGGCGCCGCCATCGGATATGGAATCTGGGCGACGCATTTCGTCGCCATGCTGGCCTACGAGCCCGGCGTTACGACTGGCTACGGCATCACGCTGACCGCGCTTTCGCTTGCGACCGCAATGCTTCTGACGTCGGGGGGCTTTGGCGTCGCCGTCGGGGCTTCCGGCCGGTGGCGTGCTGCGGCAGGCGGCGTCATCATCGGCGGCGGCATTGCCAGCATGCACTATCTCGGAATGTGGGCACTTGAAGTGCCGGGCCACGTCGCCTGGTCGCTGGACCTCGTGATCGTCTCGGTCATTCTAGGCATGTTCCTCGGCTATGCCGCCCTCGCCGTCGCGATCAGGTACCAGGACTCCTGGGGCACCCTGACGGCGGCCGTCCTGCTGACACTCGCTATCGTGTCGCATCACTTCACGGCCATGGGCGCCGTGCAGATCGTTCCAGATCCGACGCATTCGACTGATGCCCTGTCGCTTTCGCCGGCTTTCCTGGCCCTTGCCATTGCTGGCGTGGCGCTATCCATCCTCGGGATGAGCCTGATCGGCGTCATGGCCGACCGCCGCCTGGCAAGCCGAACCAGCAAATTCGAGGAGATCATCAACCAGCTTTCGATCGCCCGGCGGCAGCTTGAAGGTTCGCAAAGAGAATTGCAGGAACAGAAGTTCAGGCTGGACACCGCGATCAACAACATGGTCGAGGGCCTTTGCATGTTTGATGGCGAGAAGCGGCTCGTCGTCTGCAACGAGCGCTATGCCCGACTCTATCAGCTGCCGCCGGAACTGCTGACGACGGGGACATCGCACGCCGACATCATCAGGCACCGCATCGTTACGGGAATCCTCAAGGGCGACTCGAGCGAGGGAGCTGCCGAGCGATTCAGCTCGAAACTGGCCGCGTTGCCGTTCGATGCAGTCTCCAGCAGGATCGATGAGTTTGCGGATGGTCGGTTGATTTGCGTGACGCGACAGCCAATGGCCGGCGGCGGATGGGTGGCCACGCATCTCGATGTCACCGAGCAACGCCGCTCCGAGGCCAAGATCACTCATATGGCGCAGCACGATGCGCTGACCGATCTGCCAAATCGCGTGCTGCTCAGGGAGCGGATGGAGCATGCCATTGCCGTTACGCGCAACGGCGGCGTCGATCTCGCCGTGCTCATGCTCGACCTCGATCGCTTCAAGGAAGTCAACGACACACTTGGACATCCGGCGGGCGATTCCCTGCTGCGCGCCGTCGCTGCCCGCCTGCGCGAATGCACCACCGAAACCGCGCTGATCGCTCGACTGGGCGGCGACGAGTTCGCGGTGATCGATTACGTGACCAACCCGGCGGTGGAGGCCGCCGCCCTTGCCGAGAACATCAGAAAGGCGCTTTGCGAACCCTTCGATCTCGGCGACCATCAGGTCACCGTCGGCACCAGCATCGGCATCGCCATCGCACCGCGCGATGGCAACGATTCCGACGTGATCATGAAGAGCGCCGATCTCGCCCTCTACTCGGCCAAGAGCGGTGGGCGCGGTGCATTCCGTTTCTTCGAGCCGGAGTTGGACGAGTTCATGCATGCGCGACGCAACCTGGAGCGCGACATGCGTGATGCGCTTGCCGGCCGTCAGTTCGAGCTCCACTACCAGCCGTTCGTCAGCGCTGCGACGGGCAAGACCGAGGGGTTCGAGGCCCTGCTGCGCTGGCATCACCCGCAGCGAGGCCTGGTCATGCCGGACGAGTTCATCCCGCTTGCGGAGGAGACCGGCCTGATCGTGCCGCTCGGAGAATGGGTCTTGAAGACAGCCTGTGCGGAAGCCGCCAAATGGCCTGCGCATGTCAGGATCGCGGTCAACCTGTCTCCCGCTCAATTCAGGAGCAAGGAGCTCGTTCCAGTCGTTATCGGCGCGCTCGCGAGTTCGGGAGTTGCGGCGCACAGGCTCGAGCTCGAGGTCACCGAGACGGTGATCATGCACGATAGCGAAGCTGTTTTCGCAGTCCTCGCTGAGCTGCGCGAGCTCGGTGTGCGAATCGCCCTGGACGATTTCGGCACGGGCTATTCATCGCTGAGCTTTCTGCAGAGATTCCCGTTCGACAAGATCAAGATCGACCGAAGTTTCGTCAACGATCTATCCGGCGCGAGAGCAGAGGCGCGCCATCTCGCGCAAGCGGTGGTTCGTTTCGCGGTCAGCCTCGGCAAGACGACGACCGCCGAAGGCGTCGAAACGAAGGAGCAGCTGGACATCCTCCGTGAAGAGGGCTGCGTCGAAACCCAAGGCTACTATTTCAGCCGGCCGATGCCTGCATCCGACATCGACAGAATGCTGCGGCGGGATGCCGGAGTAGTCGTCTGCGCTGCTTGA
- a CDS encoding cytochrome b/b6 domain-containing protein, with translation MMEEAVRQTRGASDGTPAHRIVSRTVAVWDLPLRLWHWLLAISVLIAWFTPPVYDDLHRIVGYTVIGLLAFRLVWGFTGSRYSRFRMVGVRLRAAPGYLRNLRRGITGRYIGLNPAGTLMLVALLVSLAVSTITGAMSVTVTFFGVWWVEDTHHYSSDAVIVLVVLHVFGVVLMGILQRENLIRAMLTGRKHIRNRP, from the coding sequence TTGATGGAAGAAGCGGTGCGACAAACGCGCGGGGCGTCCGACGGGACCCCCGCGCATCGAATTGTTTCGCGGACGGTCGCGGTCTGGGACCTTCCGCTGCGCCTCTGGCACTGGCTGCTCGCGATCTCGGTTCTGATCGCGTGGTTCACGCCGCCCGTCTATGACGACCTGCACCGCATCGTCGGCTATACAGTCATCGGCCTTCTCGCCTTCCGCCTGGTCTGGGGCTTCACGGGCAGCCGCTATTCCCGCTTCCGGATGGTCGGCGTCAGGCTACGCGCCGCGCCTGGCTATCTCCGGAATCTGCGCCGCGGCATCACCGGCCGCTATATCGGGCTCAACCCCGCCGGCACCTTGATGCTGGTGGCGCTGCTGGTCTCGCTCGCGGTGTCAACGATCACGGGCGCGATGTCGGTGACCGTCACCTTCTTCGGCGTCTGGTGGGTCGAGGACACCCACCATTATTCGTCGGATGCTGTCATCGTCCTGGTCGTGCTGCACGTGTTCGGCGTGGTGCTGATGGGGATCCTCCAGCGCGAGAACTTGATCCGCGCGATGCTCACCGGCCGCAAGCACATCCGCAATCGCCCCTAG
- a CDS encoding PepSY domain-containing protein, whose protein sequence is MKVIRVVAIALTVGIGMGSSAMADGFKDCTKLDKASWKPASEAEAKAKAAGYEVRRSKIEGSCYEVYGVKEGKLFELFYSPEDLSLKHTIAK, encoded by the coding sequence GTGAAGGTCATTCGTGTTGTTGCCATTGCACTGACGGTCGGGATTGGCATGGGATCGTCGGCCATGGCCGACGGGTTCAAGGACTGCACCAAGCTCGACAAGGCGTCGTGGAAGCCGGCCAGCGAAGCCGAAGCCAAGGCCAAGGCGGCCGGCTACGAGGTGCGACGCTCCAAGATCGAAGGCTCCTGCTACGAGGTCTACGGCGTTAAGGAAGGCAAGCTCTTCGAGCTGTTCTACAGCCCCGAAGACCTCAGCCTGAAGCACACGATCGCAAAGTAG
- a CDS encoding SDR family oxidoreductase, protein MALTLVTGGTGHLGRDIVDRMSRAGHRVRVFARSSGARTDVEWAIGDLATGTGLREALRGVDMVINAATYSPIARRGGIRPIDFFRSPSAVDVEGTARLLSLSEEAGLRHFLHISIVGLDEATLPYARVKLAGERLVRASALSWSVVRAMPFYYLLDKLLSGLGWLPVWPVPTTRFNPVDTSDVADHIMNCAFDGQRGERAEIGGPEDLDLVALARAYQNARRLHRKILPVDLSEAKARGMGFVVSEGVRGDLTWADWLRRHYPEARGTA, encoded by the coding sequence ATGGCTCTGACACTCGTCACCGGAGGTACAGGTCATCTCGGCCGCGATATCGTCGATCGCATGTCGCGAGCCGGGCATCGCGTCCGGGTGTTTGCGCGATCGTCCGGCGCTCGGACCGACGTCGAATGGGCAATCGGTGATCTCGCCACAGGCACCGGACTGCGGGAAGCGCTACGTGGCGTCGACATGGTCATCAATGCAGCGACCTATTCGCCGATCGCGCGGCGTGGCGGTATCCGCCCAATCGACTTCTTCAGGTCGCCTTCTGCCGTCGATGTCGAAGGCACGGCGCGGCTGCTGTCGCTCAGTGAGGAGGCCGGGCTGCGGCACTTCCTGCACATCTCGATCGTTGGCCTCGACGAAGCAACGTTGCCCTACGCGCGGGTCAAGCTCGCCGGCGAAAGGCTGGTGCGAGCATCCGCCTTGTCCTGGTCCGTCGTTCGCGCGATGCCGTTCTATTATCTGCTCGACAAGCTGCTTTCGGGCCTCGGCTGGCTTCCGGTGTGGCCGGTGCCGACGACGCGGTTCAATCCCGTCGATACCTCTGATGTCGCCGACCACATCATGAATTGCGCGTTCGACGGGCAGCGCGGCGAGCGCGCGGAGATCGGCGGCCCCGAAGATCTCGATCTCGTCGCCCTTGCCCGCGCGTATCAGAATGCAAGGAGACTGCACCGGAAAATCCTGCCGGTCGATCTTTCGGAGGCGAAGGCACGTGGCATGGGCTTTGTCGTCAGCGAGGGAGTACGGGGAGATCTGACCTGGGCAGATTGGCTGCGGCGCCATTATCCGGAGGCGCGGGGTACCGCCTAG
- a CDS encoding PaaI family thioesterase: protein MSEPPGFDLQALDAVNESAAFNRLAGIEVVAAGDGGVTIRMNWRNDFTQYSGHLHAGLIAALLDTACGFAAATLVGAVTASHFSMNCLKPAIGRYFVAKGMTLRAGRRQVFARAELFAADEQDDLALVATGETVLVPTGELPRRNGGS from the coding sequence ATGAGCGAGCCACCCGGCTTCGACCTGCAAGCACTCGACGCGGTCAACGAATCCGCGGCGTTCAATCGCCTTGCAGGCATCGAAGTCGTCGCAGCCGGCGACGGCGGGGTGACCATCCGCATGAACTGGCGCAACGACTTCACCCAATATTCCGGACATCTTCACGCCGGCCTGATCGCGGCCCTGCTCGATACCGCCTGTGGCTTCGCTGCAGCGACGCTCGTGGGCGCCGTCACCGCGTCGCATTTCTCGATGAACTGCCTGAAGCCGGCCATTGGCCGTTACTTCGTCGCCAAGGGAATGACGCTCCGCGCCGGGCGCAGGCAGGTGTTCGCCCGCGCCGAGCTCTTTGCGGCTGATGAGCAGGACGATCTGGCGCTCGTCGCGACCGGCGAGACCGTGCTCGTCCCCACCGGCGAGCTGCCGCGCAGGAACGGCGGGAGTTGA
- a CDS encoding crotonase/enoyl-CoA hydratase family protein, which produces MENRVSLTIEEGAAHLRLNRPDKMNALDPAMFEAIIEAGTQLGARKDVRAVVLSGEGRAFCAGLDLDRLLATANGEPLIPPIDLTRRTHGIANYAQHLVWLWRELPVPVIAAVHGVAFGGGFQLALGADLRYLAPGTKLAIIETKWGLVPDMCGTQLMRNLAREDVVRELTYTGRVFSAEEALAYGFATRLADDPVVAALAMAREIAGRSPDAIRAAKRLLNLSATSGVARGLAAETAEQAALLGTPNHIEAVRCNLEDCTPRWSHA; this is translated from the coding sequence ATGGAAAATCGCGTATCGCTGACCATCGAGGAAGGTGCGGCTCATCTCCGGCTCAATCGTCCGGACAAGATGAATGCGCTCGACCCCGCGATGTTCGAGGCGATCATCGAGGCCGGCACGCAGCTTGGTGCGCGCAAGGACGTCCGCGCCGTGGTCCTATCCGGCGAAGGGCGCGCGTTTTGCGCGGGCCTCGACCTGGACCGCCTGCTCGCCACCGCGAATGGCGAGCCGCTGATCCCGCCGATCGACCTGACGCGCCGGACCCACGGCATCGCCAATTATGCCCAGCACCTCGTCTGGCTGTGGCGCGAGCTGCCGGTGCCGGTGATCGCCGCGGTCCACGGCGTGGCCTTCGGCGGCGGCTTCCAGCTCGCGCTGGGGGCTGACCTGCGCTATCTCGCGCCCGGGACAAAGCTTGCGATCATCGAGACCAAATGGGGCCTCGTGCCCGACATGTGCGGGACGCAGCTGATGCGCAACCTCGCCCGCGAGGACGTCGTGCGTGAGCTGACCTATACCGGGCGCGTCTTTTCGGCCGAGGAAGCGCTTGCCTACGGCTTCGCCACCCGGCTTGCCGATGACCCAGTGGTGGCAGCGCTCGCGATGGCGCGCGAAATTGCGGGCCGTAGCCCCGATGCCATCCGTGCAGCCAAGCGCCTGCTGAACCTGTCCGCGACCTCAGGCGTGGCGAGGGGACTTGCCGCGGAGACTGCCGAACAGGCCGCGCTGCTTGGTACGCCCAACCATATCGAGGCCGTCAGATGCAACCTCGAGGACTGCACGCCGCGATGGAGCCACGCATGA
- a CDS encoding TetR/AcrR family transcriptional regulator: MTEQLSAEDWIKEGLKALARSGFTALKADPLAKRMGVSRGSFYWHFADLGAFHAALLQRWREIAAEQIIADVEAERGDPLQALLRRTFSAKLDLERAVRNWAAFEPSAQAAVRAIDRRRLDYIEDMLGRRGLAPAASQARAQILYWTFLGFALSGTARPTARLETLLDEISSMVSAPAG, from the coding sequence ATGACCGAACAGCTATCCGCCGAGGACTGGATCAAGGAGGGGCTGAAGGCGCTCGCCAGAAGCGGCTTCACGGCGTTGAAGGCCGATCCGCTAGCCAAGCGCATGGGCGTGTCGCGCGGCAGCTTCTACTGGCATTTTGCCGATCTCGGCGCCTTCCACGCGGCCTTGCTGCAACGCTGGCGCGAGATCGCAGCCGAGCAGATCATCGCCGATGTCGAAGCCGAGCGGGGCGATCCGCTGCAGGCATTGCTGCGCCGGACCTTCAGCGCAAAGCTCGACCTCGAGCGAGCCGTGCGCAACTGGGCCGCGTTCGAGCCGTCGGCGCAGGCCGCGGTGCGCGCCATCGATCGCCGAAGACTCGACTATATCGAGGACATGCTCGGCCGGCGCGGCCTTGCGCCGGCCGCTTCGCAGGCGCGTGCGCAAATCCTGTACTGGACTTTCCTCGGCTTCGCGCTTTCGGGAACGGCGCGGCCCACGGCGCGGTTGGAGACACTGCTCGACGAGATCTCGTCCATGGTTTCGGCCCCCGCCGGATAG
- a CDS encoding Trm112 family protein → MNTPTERPEASVDPKLLEILVCPLTKGPLEFDAAKQELISRSAKLAYPIRDGIPIMLPEEARKID, encoded by the coding sequence ATGAACACGCCCACCGAACGCCCCGAAGCCAGCGTCGATCCCAAATTGCTGGAGATTCTGGTGTGCCCGCTGACCAAGGGCCCGCTGGAGTTCGATGCTGCAAAGCAGGAGCTGATCTCGCGCAGCGCCAAGCTCGCTTATCCGATCCGCGACGGCATCCCGATCATGCTGCCGGAAGAGGCGCGCAAGATCGATTGA
- a CDS encoding outer membrane protein, which produces MQQIAKLAAIFFVASVIPAFAADVPAKTPSSIAAPVASWTGFYAGLNAGYGWSDATSSNVAVDPASALLFAVVLPPGSFDTRFAQEGAMAGGQAGVNWQLSDRFVAGIEADIQWSDIHGSDIRSAATAIPNLQFTSNTTRNLEWFGTVRARLGFLATPDLLLYGTGGLAYGQTNTSASIGLTPPPGINVATGFSDPSGNFTFACSNAPGSPPNCYSGSSRQTSVGWSAGLGGEWRFADRWTAKLEWLHIDLPGNSVTLVSPSPPSSPGVMTKYNFVHQGYDFVRVGLNYQFSGGAVAKH; this is translated from the coding sequence ATGCAACAAATTGCCAAACTTGCCGCGATCTTTTTTGTGGCGTCGGTCATTCCTGCATTTGCGGCAGATGTGCCTGCCAAGACGCCTTCATCGATTGCTGCTCCGGTCGCCAGCTGGACCGGTTTTTACGCCGGGCTGAACGCCGGGTATGGCTGGAGCGATGCCACGAGTTCGAACGTGGCAGTCGATCCCGCATCGGCGCTTCTCTTCGCGGTGGTCCTCCCGCCCGGATCCTTCGATACCAGGTTCGCGCAGGAAGGCGCGATGGCGGGCGGACAAGCAGGCGTCAATTGGCAGTTGTCGGATCGCTTCGTTGCCGGCATCGAAGCCGACATCCAATGGTCTGACATACACGGCTCCGACATCCGCTCGGCAGCTACAGCCATTCCCAACCTTCAGTTTACCTCGAACACGACCCGGAATCTTGAGTGGTTCGGAACGGTGCGCGCCCGGCTGGGCTTTCTGGCCACACCCGACTTGCTTCTCTACGGCACGGGAGGCCTGGCCTATGGACAGACGAACACAAGCGCTTCAATCGGCTTGACCCCACCCCCGGGTATTAACGTGGCGACCGGTTTTTCTGATCCCAGCGGCAATTTCACCTTTGCCTGCTCCAACGCTCCTGGATCGCCGCCGAACTGTTATTCGGGAAGCAGCCGGCAGACATCGGTCGGCTGGTCAGCCGGCCTGGGTGGGGAGTGGCGGTTCGCCGACCGATGGACCGCAAAACTAGAGTGGCTCCACATCGACCTTCCCGGAAACTCCGTTACGCTCGTCAGTCCATCTCCCCCGAGCAGCCCGGGGGTCATGACGAAGTACAACTTCGTGCATCAGGGTTATGACTTCGTTCGGGTTGGGCTGAACTATCAGTTCAGCGGCGGAGCCGTTGCGAAGCACTGA